In Corylus avellana chromosome ca2, CavTom2PMs-1.0, the following proteins share a genomic window:
- the LOC132169400 gene encoding uncharacterized protein LOC132169400 codes for MAISEKYNEGNRRVKSSLYILLQQQAYTNSLPSTLLASTVQNSREDLSYSPFPVTQSMPTKYSNVASSISGPTISMQEALGAGNISTPQPPPQSLPGASVATGPAIPQHLAVHPYSQPNLPLGHFANMIGYPFLPPQSYTYMPSAFQQPFAGNSTYHQSLAAVLPQYKNSVSVSSLPQSGAIASGYAFGSSTSIPGGNFPLNAPAAPTGTTVGYDDIISSQYKDSNHLISLQQNENSAMWVHGPGSRTVSALPSTYYSFQGQNQQASGYRQGQQQSQHFGALGYPNFYHSQTGLSMEHQQQNPRDASLGGSQGQQSKQSQQIWQNNY; via the exons ATGGCTATATCAGAAAAATATAATGAGGGGAATAGAAGGG TTAAGAGCTCACTTTACATATTGCTTCAACAGCAGGCATATACAAATTCGTTGCCCAGCACTTTGTTGGCTTCAACTGTCCAGAATTCAAGGGAGGATCTTTCATACTCACCCTTTCCTGTGACACAATCAATGCCCACAAAATACAGCAATGTGGCTTCTTCTATCAGTGGTCCTACCATTTCCATGCAAGAG GCTTTGGGCGCTGGTAATATTTCTACACCTCAGCCTCCTCCACAGAGCCTGCCTGGTGCCAGCGTTGCCACAGGACCTGCTATTCCGCAACACCTTGCTGTGCACCCGTATTCCCAACCTAATCTTCCTTTGGGACATTTTGCCAACATGATCGGCTATCCATTTTTGCCTCCTCAGAGCTACACATACATGCCCTCGGCTTTCCAGCAGCCGTTTGCTGGTAACAGCACATACCATCAGTCTCTGGCAGCAGTGCTACCACAATATAAAAACAGTGTTTCTGTCAGTAGTTTGCCTCAATCTGGTGCTATTGCCTCTGGATATGCATTTGGGAGTTCAACCAGCATTCCTGGAGGAAACTTTCCTCTGAATGCACCCGCTGCACCTACCGGCACAACTGTTGGCTATGATGATATTATAAGTTCTCAGTACAAGGACAGTAATCATTTGATCTCGCTTCAGCAG AATGAGAATTCAGCCATGTGGGTTCATGGGCCTGGTTCACGAACAGTTTCTGCACTTCCGAGCACATATTACAGCTTCCAGGGGCAGAATCAACAGGCTAGCGGGTACCGGCAAGGTCAGCAGCAATCGCAGCATTTTGGTGCTCTTGGGTACCCAAATTTCTATCATTCTCAAACTGGGTTATCAATGGAACATCAGCAGCAAAATCCTAGGGATGCATCCCTTGGTGGATCTCAAGGCCAACAATCAAAGCAGTCTCAACAGATATGGCAAAACAACTACTAA